In Phycisphaerales bacterium, a genomic segment contains:
- a CDS encoding sodium/solute symporter (Members of the Solute:Sodium Symporter (SSS), TC 2.A.21 as described in tcdb.org, catalyze solute:Na+ symport. Known solutes for members of the family include sugars, amino acids, nucleosides, inositols, vitamins, urea or anions, depending on the system.), translating into MLTPPLQLAAASRLAPFDWIVLAAYAMLLVVTGWLVSLRKRTSTSDYFLGGRDLPAWAVAISVLATSLSAATFIGGPQQAFDGNLTYLSASIGQVFAALFVAAFFIPVFYRFNVSTVYELLESRFGPETRMASSIMYMLGRVLASGSRVYIAAIPAALILFDQTDITPAKEAQQVWLAIMLFMIAGVGYTFVGGVASVIWTDVIQTVVFVGAAVVAAVVLLGRIPVGAGELIDVLSHAAPGQASKLTILDLSFDLSAPYTLWTALIGFTLFNVAAYGTDHDLAQRTLTCRSAIKGSRSVVGAILVGLPVTFLFMVIGLLLYVFYQRPDVMGSAGPQSGVADSRKVFLSFILNELPAGLPGLMMAGLFAAGLSTINSSLNAMASAFTNDIYKRLAPKQSERHYLLVGRLAVVGWGVVLTLFAGLCMVWHQKYKADQSLIDFALSVMTYAYPGLLAVFLTAIFTKQGNAVSALAALFVGTATAIYLTPGMFNSIKPQYLIDLSPAYPWRLLYCTALATAVCLIGPPRTAGMDAALSKAST; encoded by the coding sequence TTGCTCACACCGCCACTCCAACTTGCCGCTGCGAGCCGGCTGGCGCCATTCGACTGGATCGTATTGGCGGCTTACGCCATGCTGCTGGTCGTCACCGGCTGGCTCGTCTCGCTGCGCAAGCGGACGAGCACGAGCGATTACTTCCTTGGCGGGCGCGATTTGCCCGCGTGGGCCGTCGCCATCTCCGTGCTCGCGACGTCGCTCTCGGCGGCGACGTTCATCGGCGGGCCGCAGCAGGCCTTTGACGGCAACCTCACCTATCTCTCAGCGAGCATCGGGCAAGTCTTCGCGGCTCTCTTCGTCGCCGCGTTCTTCATCCCCGTCTTCTACCGCTTTAACGTCAGCACCGTCTATGAACTGCTCGAAAGCCGCTTCGGCCCTGAGACACGCATGGCCTCGAGCATCATGTACATGCTCGGCCGGGTGCTGGCGAGCGGCTCGCGCGTCTACATCGCCGCGATCCCGGCGGCGCTGATCCTGTTTGACCAGACGGACATCACACCCGCCAAGGAAGCGCAGCAGGTGTGGCTGGCGATCATGCTCTTTATGATCGCGGGCGTCGGCTACACGTTCGTGGGCGGCGTAGCGAGCGTGATCTGGACGGACGTCATCCAGACAGTGGTCTTCGTCGGCGCTGCCGTCGTTGCCGCGGTGGTGCTGCTGGGCCGCATCCCAGTCGGCGCGGGCGAACTGATCGACGTGCTCAGCCACGCCGCGCCGGGGCAAGCGTCGAAACTCACGATCCTCGATCTCTCGTTCGACCTCTCCGCGCCGTACACGCTCTGGACCGCTCTGATCGGCTTCACGCTCTTCAACGTGGCGGCGTACGGCACGGACCACGACCTCGCGCAGCGCACGCTGACGTGCCGCTCGGCGATCAAGGGCAGCCGCAGCGTGGTCGGCGCCATTCTCGTTGGCCTGCCGGTGACGTTTCTGTTCATGGTCATCGGGCTGCTGCTCTACGTGTTCTACCAGCGGCCTGACGTGATGGGATCAGCCGGCCCGCAAAGCGGCGTGGCCGACAGCCGCAAGGTCTTCCTCAGTTTCATACTCAACGAACTGCCGGCGGGCCTGCCGGGCTTGATGATGGCCGGGCTGTTCGCGGCCGGTCTCTCGACGATCAACTCGTCGCTCAACGCCATGGCCTCGGCGTTCACGAACGACATCTACAAGCGGCTCGCGCCAAAACAGAGCGAGCGGCACTACCTGCTCGTGGGTCGCCTCGCGGTGGTTGGCTGGGGCGTCGTGCTGACGCTGTTTGCCGGCCTGTGCATGGTCTGGCACCAGAAGTACAAGGCGGACCAGTCGCTCATCGACTTCGCCCTGTCAGTCATGACCTACGCCTACCCCGGACTGCTGGCGGTCTTTCTGACCGCCATCTTCACGAAGCAGGGCAACGCCGTCAGCGCGCTGGCGGCGCTGTTCGTGGGCACGGCGACGGCGATCTACCTCACGCCGGGCATGTTCAACAGCATCAAGCCACAGTACCTCATCGACCTCAGCCCGGCGTATCCATGGCGGCTGCTCTACTGTACGGCCCTGGCGACGGCGGTGTGTCTCATCGGCCCGCCGCGCACAGCCGGCATGGACGCTGCGCTCAGCAAAGCGTCTACATGA
- a CDS encoding sigma-70 family RNA polymerase sigma factor gives MRKTTHPTRSPFEQMQYHDGLQSPVRPSRTTARPDLRPDEARVIADLLSRPIDFIDSPAFHEREADVRIYEKTIAKPDISWYQPLMDRLTRSPNQSVSSGQIKRLSGKQERVLFHQFNYAKFRIRQIQEDLGMKEEGKPASIEPTAAQIRELLKWHRVVEDLRTQIAESNVGLVIAMARRTRIRDLEFADLVSEGNMALLRSAEKFNADYGFKFSTYACQSILKAFSRLGVKASRHRERFPVEFEPELETAKPFDERRESLDQDCAEEVANIVEENRCGLTDVEMSIIRHRFGLGNKSDEDKSLTLGQVGQIVGVGKERVRQIQVKALAKIRRELETRFLYREPVEDHRSITN, from the coding sequence ATGCGAAAGACCACCCATCCAACTCGTTCACCGTTTGAGCAGATGCAGTACCACGACGGCCTGCAGTCGCCGGTCCGGCCCAGCCGCACGACGGCCCGGCCCGATCTCCGGCCCGACGAGGCGCGCGTGATTGCCGATCTGCTTTCGCGACCCATCGATTTCATCGACAGCCCGGCGTTCCACGAACGCGAGGCTGATGTGCGAATCTACGAGAAGACGATCGCCAAGCCGGACATCTCCTGGTACCAGCCGCTCATGGATCGCCTGACGCGCTCGCCCAACCAGTCGGTTTCGAGCGGGCAGATCAAGCGACTCAGCGGCAAGCAGGAGCGCGTGCTCTTCCATCAGTTCAACTACGCCAAGTTCCGGATCCGCCAGATCCAGGAAGACCTTGGCATGAAGGAAGAGGGCAAGCCGGCGTCGATCGAACCGACGGCCGCACAGATTCGCGAGCTGCTCAAGTGGCACCGCGTAGTCGAAGACCTGCGCACGCAGATCGCCGAGAGCAACGTCGGTCTCGTGATCGCCATGGCGCGTCGGACGCGGATTCGCGACCTCGAGTTCGCCGATCTTGTCAGTGAAGGCAACATGGCGCTGCTGCGCAGTGCCGAGAAGTTTAATGCGGATTACGGCTTCAAGTTCTCGACCTACGCGTGCCAGTCGATCCTCAAGGCGTTCAGCCGCCTCGGCGTGAAGGCCAGCCGGCATCGCGAGCGCTTCCCGGTCGAGTTCGAACCCGAACTCGAAACGGCCAAGCCGTTCGACGAGCGTCGCGAGAGTCTCGATCAGGATTGCGCGGAAGAGGTCGCGAACATTGTTGAGGAGAACCGTTGCGGCCTGACCGACGTAGAGATGTCTATCATCCGCCATCGCTTCGGTCTGGGCAACAAGAGCGACGAGGACAAGAGCCTCACGCTCGGCCAGGTCGGGCAGATTGTCGGAGTGGGCAAGGAGCGCGTGCGGCAGATTCAGGTCAAGGCGCTGGCCAAGATCCGGCGTGAACTTGAAACGCGATTCCTCTACCGCGAGCCGGTCGAAGATCACCGCTCGATCACGAACTGA
- the obgE gene encoding GTPase ObgE, producing MFIDEAVIEVRSGKGGDGCVSFRREKYIPKGGPDGGNGGDGGSILIVGDPNINTLLDYRSRFHWHARSGQPGSSRDCSGEAAVDLRLPVPPGTLIYNDQTNELIADVDAPGKQIVVARGGRGGFGNIHFKSSTNQTPREAEPGEPGETVRVRLELKLMADVGLLGMPNAGKSTLLRAVSKARPMVADFPFTTLKPQLGIAELDAERRLVFADIPGLIEGAAEGVGLGHDFLKHVERTALLIHLLDVAPLDGSDPAANYQIIRRELANYSSDLAEKDEIIVLNKIDLVAPQDRDALIDRLAGQLGFPRGERPMVISGATREGVRELLERCWQMSARVPERWT from the coding sequence GTGTTCATTGACGAAGCGGTCATCGAGGTGCGGTCGGGCAAGGGCGGGGACGGATGCGTGAGCTTCCGTCGCGAGAAGTACATTCCCAAGGGCGGCCCCGACGGCGGCAACGGCGGGGATGGCGGCAGCATCCTGATCGTCGGTGACCCCAACATCAACACCCTCCTCGACTACCGCAGCCGCTTCCACTGGCACGCCCGCAGCGGCCAGCCCGGCTCCAGCCGCGACTGCTCCGGCGAGGCGGCAGTGGACCTGCGCCTGCCCGTGCCGCCGGGCACGCTCATCTACAACGACCAAACGAACGAGCTCATCGCCGACGTGGACGCGCCCGGTAAGCAGATCGTGGTCGCCAGGGGTGGCCGCGGCGGATTCGGCAACATCCACTTCAAGTCGTCGACGAACCAGACGCCGCGCGAAGCCGAGCCCGGCGAGCCGGGCGAGACCGTCCGTGTGCGCCTCGAACTCAAACTCATGGCCGACGTCGGACTGCTGGGCATGCCCAATGCCGGCAAGTCGACGCTGCTGCGCGCGGTTTCCAAGGCGCGGCCGATGGTGGCCGACTTCCCCTTCACCACGCTCAAGCCTCAACTAGGCATCGCCGAACTCGACGCCGAGCGCCGGCTCGTGTTCGCGGATATCCCCGGCCTGATCGAAGGCGCCGCCGAGGGCGTCGGCCTCGGGCATGACTTCCTCAAGCACGTTGAGCGCACGGCGCTGCTGATTCATCTGCTCGATGTCGCGCCCCTCGACGGCAGCGACCCGGCCGCGAATTACCAGATCATCCGCCGCGAACTGGCCAACTACTCCAGCGACCTCGCCGAGAAGGACGAGATCATCGTCCTCAACAAGATCGACCTCGTTGCGCCGCAGGATCGCGATGCGTTGATTGACCGCCTCGCCGGCCAACTCGGCTTTCCCAGAGGCGAGCGGCCCATGGTGATCAGCGGCGCAACGCGAGAGGGCGTGCGCGAGCTGCTCGAGCGGTGCTGGCAGATGTCGGCGCGCGTCCCTGAGCGCTGGACCTGA
- a CDS encoding FG-GAP repeat protein codes for MDRQAHSRGGSPQLGWTAALLVLAVFALGSPAPGQTWSQSAKLRAGNPGADDAFGQAVALDGDTVVVGAITANGRIDNTGAAYVLRREPGGSWSETARLFAADGEPYDWFGYSVAIDGDVAAVGSVFAVGQQWAAGAAYVFRRDVNGQWTQEARLIAPDGEQDDRFGHSIAVAGDTILVGCPQDTGRDYQSGSVYVYKRDGGGQWLMTQRLIADDGQAYDLFGTSVGYTGDWIVIGSPQDGDFGYGTGSAYVFGLAGGQSFTQLAKLLSGGAEEGDYFGTSVATSGTSIIIGAPSDDDRGSNAGAAYVFAYSGGAWSEQAKLLADDGSAIDQFGIAVAIDDRTALVGAYWNGDLGSNSGSAYAFINDGGIWSQQQKLLADDGSTGDWFGQSVGVSGDRALVGSPNDDDGGDGSGSAYIYERSSAGPMITVAGSCPGPMQLTVSGATPHGLVALVAGFRAGSFTLPPGPCQGLVVDIRPPYAPGAPLVTRADAQGRVAFSRPLPAQACGISVQAIDGSTCSASNRVVLD; via the coding sequence ATGGACAGGCAGGCGCATTCGCGGGGTGGCAGCCCCCAGCTCGGGTGGACGGCGGCGCTGCTGGTTCTGGCCGTGTTCGCCCTGGGCTCACCGGCGCCGGGACAGACGTGGTCGCAGTCGGCCAAGCTGCGGGCAGGTAACCCCGGCGCGGATGATGCGTTCGGCCAGGCCGTAGCGCTCGACGGCGACACGGTCGTGGTCGGCGCCATCACGGCCAACGGCCGAATCGACAACACCGGCGCTGCGTACGTCCTCCGACGCGAGCCTGGCGGCAGCTGGAGCGAGACCGCACGACTCTTCGCCGCCGACGGCGAGCCATACGACTGGTTCGGCTACTCGGTGGCGATAGACGGCGACGTCGCCGCGGTCGGGTCGGTCTTTGCGGTGGGGCAGCAGTGGGCCGCGGGCGCTGCGTACGTCTTCCGGCGCGACGTCAACGGCCAGTGGACGCAGGAGGCTCGACTCATCGCGCCCGACGGCGAGCAGGACGACCGCTTCGGCCACAGCATCGCCGTCGCCGGCGACACCATCCTCGTCGGCTGCCCGCAGGACACCGGCCGCGACTACCAGTCCGGCTCGGTGTACGTCTACAAGCGCGATGGCGGCGGGCAGTGGCTCATGACCCAGCGCCTCATCGCCGACGACGGTCAAGCCTACGACCTCTTCGGCACGAGCGTGGGCTACACCGGCGACTGGATCGTTATCGGCTCGCCGCAGGACGGCGACTTCGGCTACGGCACCGGCTCGGCGTACGTCTTCGGCCTTGCCGGCGGTCAGTCGTTCACGCAACTGGCCAAACTGCTCAGCGGCGGCGCCGAGGAGGGCGATTATTTCGGTACGAGCGTGGCGACCAGCGGCACATCCATCATCATCGGCGCGCCCAGCGATGACGATCGCGGCTCCAACGCCGGCGCTGCGTACGTCTTCGCCTACTCGGGCGGCGCGTGGAGCGAGCAGGCCAAACTCCTCGCCGACGACGGCAGCGCCATCGACCAGTTCGGCATCGCCGTCGCCATCGACGATCGCACCGCACTCGTGGGCGCGTACTGGAATGGCGATCTCGGGAGCAACTCGGGTTCCGCGTACGCGTTCATCAACGACGGCGGAATCTGGTCGCAACAGCAGAAGCTGCTCGCAGATGACGGCTCCACGGGCGACTGGTTCGGCCAGAGCGTCGGTGTGAGCGGCGACAGGGCACTTGTCGGCTCGCCAAATGATGACGACGGCGGCGACGGTTCGGGATCGGCGTACATCTACGAGCGATCCAGCGCCGGCCCGATGATCACCGTTGCCGGATCGTGCCCGGGGCCGATGCAGCTTACCGTAAGCGGCGCCACGCCGCACGGCCTCGTCGCGCTGGTCGCCGGCTTCCGCGCGGGTTCGTTCACGCTGCCGCCGGGTCCGTGCCAGGGGCTCGTCGTCGACATCCGGCCGCCCTACGCGCCCGGCGCGCCGCTCGTCACCCGCGCCGATGCGCAGGGTCGCGTCGCGTTCTCGCGCCCATTGCCGGCCCAGGCGTGCGGCATCTCGGTGCAGGCGATTGACGGCTCCACGTGCAGCGCCAGCAATCGCGTCGTGCTTGATTGA
- a CDS encoding BON domain-containing protein — protein sequence MTATRTRSDEEILDELTREMKWDPRIDQAPIEVVIADGVVTLSGVVDSAARRLAAFDTASRVKGVRGVIDNVEIRVLPQLRRP from the coding sequence ATGACCGCAACACGAACCAGAAGCGACGAAGAAATCCTCGACGAACTGACGCGCGAGATGAAATGGGATCCGCGGATCGACCAGGCGCCGATCGAGGTCGTCATCGCCGACGGCGTCGTGACGTTGTCGGGCGTGGTGGACAGCGCCGCCCGCCGCCTGGCCGCCTTCGACACCGCCTCGCGCGTCAAGGGCGTGCGCGGCGTGATCGACAACGTCGAAATCCGCGTCCTGCCCCAGCTCCGACGGCCGTAG
- a CDS encoding response regulator transcription factor: MTPRTIHILCVDDHAFLVDGLKAKFALEPGLVCVGRLPSAERLINEVERLRPQIVLLDIEMPGPDPFEAAADIRTRFPETRVVVLSAYVRDHYISAAFKAGVSGYFCKSDDTSEIIQGIRRVARGEFVFGPKVAERCRPAHGSRAGMAPPSMLQARPSTVTRVASAPKSKLDILSNREQEVLRLIGRGLTRLEIAKSMSRSPKTVDGHRERIMSKLDLHTTAELVRFAIREGVAEV; encoded by the coding sequence GTGACACCTCGAACCATTCACATCCTCTGCGTCGATGATCACGCGTTTCTCGTGGACGGCCTGAAGGCCAAGTTCGCGCTCGAGCCCGGGCTGGTCTGCGTCGGCCGGCTGCCCAGCGCCGAGCGGCTCATCAACGAAGTCGAGCGCCTGCGGCCGCAGATCGTACTGCTCGACATCGAGATGCCCGGGCCTGATCCTTTCGAAGCGGCCGCCGACATTCGCACTCGCTTCCCCGAGACGCGCGTGGTCGTGCTCAGCGCCTACGTGCGCGATCATTACATCAGCGCCGCCTTCAAGGCCGGCGTGTCCGGTTATTTCTGCAAGAGCGATGACACGAGCGAAATCATCCAGGGCATCCGCAGGGTGGCGCGCGGCGAATTCGTCTTCGGGCCCAAGGTCGCCGAGCGCTGCCGACCGGCGCACGGCAGTCGGGCGGGCATGGCGCCGCCGAGCATGCTCCAGGCGCGGCCGAGCACGGTCACGCGCGTCGCGTCGGCGCCGAAATCCAAACTCGACATTCTGAGCAATCGCGAGCAGGAGGTCCTGCGCCTCATCGGCCGCGGCCTGACGCGACTGGAGATCGCCAAATCCATGTCGCGCAGCCCCAAGACGGTCGACGGCCACCGCGAGCGCATCATGTCCAAACTCGACCTGCACACCACGGCGGAACTGGTCCGCTTTGCCATCCGCGAAGGTGTCGCGGAGGTGTGA